From a region of the Paenibacillus sp. R14(2021) genome:
- a CDS encoding S8 family peptidase, which yields MTPRKWIGGFAVLAAAAFLIPLTPWFSGPDRTVQEKKTEMRTMTAHKEHLMKLATVKSDMEATALLCTTECSRNFQKLIKHEAAVTMNKAHLQHMMGMHKQMVFVWWRHKGSSITEGNKPSSREIDQQLQEAKKHVMLGKSYVSKPLQVNGHRYMVIGEPDLQHRGDGISGILLQDIVMHVEGHQRRNLRLVPYPAEGKYKIESVKPNSTKDITVDTGEENGNASHYHMNEVVVRFGTSPTPDDLARIKRDIKALSMKKLGYTYVFRSRAMEADDMMRYFKANWRVAYVEPHYLYMTNDTGASADLIPNDALYSQYQWNLPVIETEKGWGVSKGSEQVLVGVLDTGVQADHPDLKGKLAPGTNLVDANSPPNDDVGHGTHVTGIIAASVNNGEGVAGLTWYNKVVPIKVLDASGAGSTYSVAEGVIWAADHGIKVINMSLGNYAQAQFLHDAIKYAYERDVVLVAASGNDNTSRPGYPAAYPEVLAVASTNADGTRSPFSNYGDYVDVAAPGMTIASTYPGSQYAALSGTSMASPHAAALAALIRSINPDLSNVEVMDIMRKSAKDLGTTGKDKYFGYGQIDIDRALLAASQSKVSLQQFSQQVERRLAQIASRYNK from the coding sequence ATGACGCCACGTAAATGGATCGGAGGGTTCGCTGTGCTTGCCGCAGCGGCTTTTCTCATCCCGCTGACCCCTTGGTTCAGCGGCCCGGACCGTACAGTCCAGGAGAAGAAGACCGAGATGCGGACAATGACTGCGCATAAAGAGCACCTCATGAAGCTCGCTACCGTTAAATCGGATATGGAGGCCACTGCGTTACTATGCACGACGGAATGCTCGCGTAATTTTCAGAAGCTGATCAAGCATGAAGCGGCTGTCACGATGAACAAAGCGCATTTGCAGCATATGATGGGGATGCATAAGCAGATGGTTTTTGTCTGGTGGCGGCATAAGGGCAGCAGCATAACCGAAGGAAATAAACCGTCTTCTCGCGAGATCGACCAGCAGCTTCAGGAGGCCAAGAAGCATGTCATGCTGGGAAAATCATATGTCTCCAAGCCGCTTCAGGTAAATGGTCACCGATATATGGTTATCGGCGAGCCGGATCTTCAACATCGCGGTGACGGCATTAGCGGCATTCTGCTCCAGGATATCGTCATGCACGTCGAAGGCCATCAGAGGCGCAATCTGCGTCTTGTCCCGTACCCCGCGGAGGGAAAATATAAGATTGAATCGGTGAAACCGAATTCTACGAAGGACATTACGGTCGATACCGGCGAAGAGAACGGCAATGCCAGCCATTACCACATGAACGAAGTTGTCGTGCGATTCGGAACATCCCCCACCCCGGATGACTTGGCTCGTATCAAGCGGGATATTAAGGCATTGTCGATGAAGAAGCTGGGCTATACGTACGTGTTTCGCTCGCGCGCCATGGAAGCAGACGACATGATGCGTTACTTCAAGGCCAATTGGCGTGTGGCTTACGTGGAGCCCCATTACCTGTATATGACCAATGACACCGGCGCTAGCGCCGATCTTATCCCGAACGATGCCCTCTACTCGCAGTATCAGTGGAATTTGCCTGTCATTGAAACCGAGAAAGGCTGGGGAGTCTCTAAAGGCAGCGAGCAAGTGCTGGTCGGGGTGCTGGATACAGGCGTGCAAGCAGATCATCCGGATCTGAAAGGCAAGCTTGCTCCAGGTACCAATCTCGTAGACGCCAACAGTCCTCCAAACGACGATGTCGGCCATGGCACGCATGTCACCGGTATTATTGCGGCGTCCGTCAATAACGGAGAGGGCGTTGCCGGCCTGACGTGGTACAATAAAGTCGTTCCGATCAAAGTGCTGGATGCGAGCGGAGCCGGATCGACCTATTCCGTAGCCGAAGGCGTCATCTGGGCCGCGGACCACGGCATCAAGGTCATTAATATGAGCCTTGGCAACTATGCCCAAGCTCAATTCCTTCATGATGCTATCAAGTACGCTTATGAACGCGACGTCGTGCTTGTCGCCGCCAGCGGCAATGACAATACGTCGCGGCCAGGCTATCCTGCAGCTTATCCGGAAGTGCTTGCGGTCGCCTCCACCAATGCAGACGGTACCCGATCCCCGTTCTCCAACTACGGGGATTACGTAGACGTAGCCGCTCCAGGTATGACGATTGCCAGTACCTATCCCGGCAGCCAATATGCCGCTTTGTCAGGCACATCCATGGCTAGCCCGCATGCAGCGGCGCTGGCTGCGTTGATCCGCTCCATTAATCCGGATCTTAGCAATGTCGAGGTCATGGACATCATGCGCAAATCGGCCAAAGATCTTGGCACCACGGGCAAGGACAAGTATTTCGGCTATGGGCAAATCGATATCGATCGCGCTCTTCTGGCAGCGAGCCAATCGAAAGTATCTTTGCAGCAGTTCTCGCAGCAGGTTGAGCGCAGATTAGCTCAAATTGCGAGTAGATACAACAAATAA
- a CDS encoding DUF1540 domain-containing protein → MPNGVSCSVANCSFWNEGNQCGADKIEVDIDRHAQVNFGSEFAQEGFGDEHQDAVARRASTCCHTFKAKE, encoded by the coding sequence ATGCCGAATGGCGTAAGCTGCAGCGTTGCGAACTGTTCTTTCTGGAATGAAGGAAATCAGTGCGGCGCCGACAAAATCGAAGTCGATATCGACCGCCACGCACAAGTGAATTTCGGATCCGAATTTGCGCAGGAAGGGTTTGGAGATGAGCACCAAGATGCTGTTGCCAGAAGGGCGTCCACATGCTGCCATACCTTCAAAGCAAAGGAGTGA
- a CDS encoding lytic transglycosylase domain-containing protein — MSIDPRIMKSLLQLQLMPSLDLNGNENVLSSTVGQDGSSMFDTVLQQYIAGGSGNDTSLTEDTTSSGIMPLSGLSSLAPMLAQLNQEPSQAANGSDYESIINEAAAKYGIDPTLIKAVIHTESSYNPNAESKAGAKGLMQLMDGTARGLGVTDAFDPQQNIEGGTKFLAYLLRKYSGNEQAALAAYNAGPGRVDRAGIKTDMDFQSLMNLLPSETQHYVSKVLNAKDRYTA, encoded by the coding sequence ATGAGCATTGATCCGCGCATTATGAAATCGCTGCTTCAACTGCAATTAATGCCGAGTCTGGATCTTAACGGCAACGAGAATGTGCTTTCGTCGACAGTCGGACAAGACGGTTCATCGATGTTCGATACGGTGCTTCAGCAGTACATAGCTGGCGGCTCCGGAAATGATACCTCGTTGACAGAAGATACCACATCATCTGGTATCATGCCGCTTAGCGGATTAAGTTCACTTGCTCCGATGCTGGCGCAATTGAATCAAGAACCATCCCAAGCAGCTAACGGTTCCGATTATGAATCCATTATTAATGAAGCCGCTGCCAAATACGGCATTGATCCCACATTAATTAAAGCAGTCATACATACAGAATCCTCTTATAATCCGAATGCGGAATCCAAAGCAGGAGCGAAAGGGCTCATGCAGCTGATGGATGGAACTGCCCGCGGTCTCGGTGTGACGGATGCCTTTGATCCGCAGCAAAACATCGAAGGCGGGACCAAGTTCCTGGCTTACCTGCTGCGCAAGTATAGCGGCAATGAGCAGGCTGCGCTGGCTGCCTATAATGCAGGACCGGGACGCGTTGACCGCGCAGGAATCAAGACAGATATGGACTTTCAATCCTTAATGAACCTGCTGCCAAGCGAGACGCAGCATTACGTATCCAAAGTGCTAAACGCGAAGGACAGGTACACCGCTTAA
- a CDS encoding YpuI family protein, producing MPSTNVKAISESTREKLKLAISQLESFLNENALPQLSAEDQGNDSELFYKGLLSDLRHMLVFSEVAYEKLGVALRRPNFDNDFAERALYEVYHQCVNAFFYPKNECYSEDGRYAYTGQDAIRFRRKPVRAGRDIVLSVSKVYEELRDDLSYYESDYMTQRRMQGQK from the coding sequence ATGCCTTCGACTAACGTAAAAGCGATTAGCGAATCAACGAGAGAAAAATTAAAACTAGCCATCAGCCAACTGGAATCGTTTCTGAATGAGAACGCATTGCCGCAGCTGTCGGCAGAAGACCAAGGAAACGATTCAGAGCTATTCTATAAAGGATTGCTGTCCGATCTTCGTCATATGCTCGTTTTTTCCGAGGTGGCTTATGAGAAGCTGGGTGTTGCGCTTCGACGTCCTAATTTTGATAACGATTTCGCGGAACGCGCGCTTTACGAAGTCTACCATCAATGTGTAAATGCATTTTTCTACCCCAAAAATGAATGCTACTCCGAAGACGGCCGTTATGCATATACGGGCCAGGACGCGATTCGCTTCCGCAGAAAACCAGTTCGTGCGGGCCGTGACATCGTTCTTTCTGTTTCCAAGGTCTACGAGGAGCTTCGTGACGACCTGTCGTACTACGAGAGCGACTACATGACGCAGCGCCGCATGCAAGGGCAAAAATAA
- a CDS encoding DUF4190 domain-containing protein, which yields MERDSLEQNKHNPHDDTATNPLYHPDMRAYHEEVAAELSVPSSSLHDYPTRHSNELTNDAVRETKSAGVATGWAALILAVLSWVVWPVLLGATAVVVGFVAFRQGARGLGVTSITLGFIAVIAYLVLVPLYYAIT from the coding sequence ATGGAACGCGATTCGCTTGAGCAGAACAAGCATAACCCGCATGATGATACGGCAACTAACCCGTTGTACCATCCAGACATGAGGGCTTATCATGAAGAGGTTGCCGCCGAGCTTTCGGTGCCGTCCTCATCGCTTCACGATTACCCGACCCGGCACAGCAATGAATTGACGAACGATGCCGTGCGGGAGACAAAATCGGCTGGCGTCGCGACTGGCTGGGCTGCTCTGATCCTTGCTGTGCTGTCTTGGGTTGTATGGCCGGTTCTCCTAGGGGCTACCGCTGTTGTTGTCGGTTTTGTTGCTTTCAGGCAGGGGGCGCGCGGTCTTGGCGTAACGTCAATAACACTTGGCTTTATTGCTGTCATTGCTTATTTGGTCCTTGTCCCTCTTTATTACGCAATTACCTAA